One Roseimicrobium gellanilyticum DNA window includes the following coding sequences:
- a CDS encoding glycerophosphodiester phosphodiesterase, which produces MKKTHPTSLFIFTAAIAACICPASLQAEEKTPFHFAHRGGAHEFEENTLYAFKSSYEKGIRGYELDVRLTKDGELVVLHDDSLDRTHHGSGPVEHMHADDARKVRSKKQNEPLLFLDTLLDYLKDKPGMYVEFEMKTSNKELYPDSAIAAYAAKLHQKVTAFVPQGSTYIFTSFDQRPLKAIKQIDANADIMLIKGGPLTPELMEAAKAIGSKRIAAKMEGTTRLAVKDAQKQGFIVTGWPGHNLKDYFLGLGLGVDAICSDVPVQVQEYIDSKK; this is translated from the coding sequence ATGAAAAAGACACACCCCACTTCACTATTCATATTCACGGCAGCCATTGCCGCATGCATCTGTCCGGCCAGCTTGCAGGCAGAGGAAAAGACACCATTTCACTTCGCCCACCGCGGCGGGGCTCATGAGTTTGAGGAGAACACGCTCTACGCGTTCAAGAGCAGCTATGAAAAGGGGATCAGGGGCTATGAACTGGATGTGCGCCTGACCAAGGACGGTGAGTTGGTCGTACTGCATGATGACTCGCTGGATCGCACTCATCATGGCAGTGGTCCGGTGGAACACATGCATGCGGACGACGCCAGGAAGGTACGCTCCAAGAAGCAGAACGAACCCCTGCTCTTCCTGGACACGCTGCTGGACTACCTGAAGGACAAGCCTGGCATGTATGTGGAATTTGAAATGAAGACCAGCAACAAGGAGCTTTATCCGGACTCCGCCATTGCCGCGTATGCCGCCAAGCTGCATCAGAAAGTCACTGCATTTGTCCCGCAAGGCTCGACGTACATATTCACCTCCTTCGATCAGCGTCCCTTGAAAGCGATCAAGCAGATCGATGCCAATGCTGACATCATGCTGATCAAAGGTGGCCCGCTGACCCCTGAACTGATGGAGGCGGCAAAAGCCATCGGCTCCAAGAGAATCGCAGCAAAAATGGAAGGCACGACCCGCCTCGCTGTAAAGGATGCCCAGAAACAGGGTTTCATCGTCACCGGTTGGCCCGGTCACAATCTCAAGGACTACTTCCTCGGACTCGGCCTGGGCGTGGATGCCATCTGCAGCGACGTTCCTGTGCAGGTGCAGGAATACATCGACAGCAAGAAGTAA
- a CDS encoding HpcH/HpaI aldolase family protein, whose translation MKCVKDLFLTSILAMSAGLAFTQEPAASNAPRLNRYIELMEAKKPAFGVFSSIVSTRNGAAMAGSGLDFVIVDLEHSPFDPTRLEGYLLGMVNKGEVLKKGNLQPGVVPFVRVPAAGREHLQFVIKQVLDLGPMGIVVPHVDTPEDARAMVQACRFPQLNGVPDYEPVGKRGVGYGWAARYWGLSGTEYAERADLWPLDPKGELALWLMIETKESVDNCLAIARTPGVSGLFLGPSDLAFSLGVPLGDPAVEAAIEKVVAASKQSGVPLGTLCGAGEVEKRLAQGFRFLAVGGDGGPSASVKEAVSIGRRFKAKP comes from the coding sequence ATGAAGTGCGTAAAAGACCTCTTCCTCACATCCATCCTCGCGATGTCTGCCGGGCTGGCATTCACCCAGGAGCCTGCCGCCTCGAATGCCCCGCGACTGAATCGCTACATCGAACTCATGGAGGCGAAGAAGCCAGCGTTCGGTGTCTTTTCATCCATTGTTTCCACTCGGAATGGCGCGGCGATGGCTGGGAGCGGATTGGACTTCGTGATTGTGGATCTGGAGCACTCTCCTTTCGATCCAACCCGGCTGGAAGGCTACCTGCTTGGTATGGTGAACAAGGGAGAAGTCCTCAAAAAGGGGAATCTTCAGCCAGGTGTGGTGCCATTTGTGCGCGTCCCCGCCGCAGGCCGTGAGCATCTCCAGTTCGTTATCAAGCAGGTGTTGGATCTCGGTCCCATGGGCATCGTGGTGCCCCATGTGGATACTCCTGAAGATGCGAGAGCCATGGTGCAGGCCTGCCGGTTTCCGCAGCTGAACGGTGTGCCTGACTATGAGCCGGTGGGCAAGCGCGGTGTGGGCTATGGCTGGGCCGCGCGATACTGGGGCCTCTCCGGGACGGAGTATGCAGAGAGGGCGGATCTGTGGCCGCTGGATCCCAAGGGTGAACTCGCACTCTGGCTGATGATTGAAACAAAGGAGTCAGTGGACAACTGTCTTGCGATTGCTCGCACGCCAGGAGTCAGCGGCCTGTTCCTCGGACCATCTGATTTGGCCTTCTCCCTTGGGGTGCCGCTGGGTGACCCGGCGGTAGAAGCTGCCATTGAGAAAGTGGTCGCCGCCAGCAAACAGTCCGGCGTACCACTCGGCACACTGTGTGGGGCAGGTGAAGTCGAGAAGAGGCTTGCCCAAGGATTCCGCTTTCTGGCTGTGGGTGGCGATGGAGGCCCGTCCGCAAGCGTGAAGGAGGCTGTTTCCATCGGACGGAGATTCAAGGCCAAGCCATAG
- a CDS encoding PVC-type heme-binding CxxCH protein, with amino-acid sequence MPFLRSHHVLQSKVLPSKPGIGVRGMALGLVFSLAAMSAHGADVPMPVARDHQLQVELVASEPQIVTPIGVAVDKRNRLFVVESHTHHRPADYKGPATDLVKMFVDTNNDGIPDSPKVFAEGFKSAMNLALSPTDELYLVHRSGVVVLHDANGDGVSERTSPVVELETAEVYPHNGLSGITFSRDGWLYLGMGENFGAEHRLRGTDGRSVHTGPGRGGKVFRCRADGSELEEVAAGFWNPFGLELDRANRLFCVDNDPGGRPPCRLLHIVPGGDYGYKRRYDDTNAFNGWDGELPGTLPMLSGVGESPCGILSCDRLSLPEGYAGALLVASWGDAAIEMYRLQPHGVSFRTSKEILMAGEKKFKEAFCPVDMAAAPDGSLYITDWADRTSYPVHGKGRIWRLSTKRGASAVKPAYENALAESSKEALRFQRLLNGKPAAQDQEWKLSLTDSDPFIRSATITALARPEARETLAKAVTDSDPAVRLGAMIAQWRSRSGDPMATLRAALRDTDERIRFLALWWAGEDGVVGLSEELHKAVAQQPTPELFQAYLTAAELLAASSNADAQQQSGGTRPKPTAAVRQQLLARILHDDAQPAALHAMAAATVTSLNDAKIAARLLYFASSGELNLRREAVRTLGGCPAPEVPATLKSIALDIALPAPLRADAIMSLARREPSQLAALSGLLNDQDMRVQLEIARSLRLVASETSVRNQLRLKLATLSDSSSALAQQLHLALQTESATKRPASEVEWREAVKAPGDAVSGERVFLHPLSGCTACHQAEGRGTSIGPNLTYVARSLDQERLVEAILVPSREVAPQYEHHIVTTKAGMVYSGVLVHSALDGAPLIDALGAGRIRVPMTQVARHDTSTLSMMPAGLENTMTVQDLRDLIAYLTTLK; translated from the coding sequence ATGCCATTCTTACGCTCCCACCACGTATTGCAAAGCAAGGTCCTGCCTTCAAAGCCAGGCATTGGCGTCAGAGGCATGGCCTTGGGCCTTGTGTTCTCTCTTGCTGCCATGTCGGCGCATGGCGCGGATGTGCCGATGCCAGTGGCGCGTGATCATCAGCTGCAGGTGGAACTGGTGGCATCAGAGCCGCAGATTGTCACACCGATTGGTGTTGCGGTCGATAAACGAAACCGGCTCTTTGTAGTCGAGTCGCACACCCATCATCGTCCAGCGGACTACAAGGGGCCCGCGACCGATCTCGTAAAGATGTTCGTCGATACCAACAACGACGGCATCCCGGATTCGCCCAAGGTGTTCGCGGAGGGATTCAAGAGTGCAATGAATCTCGCACTGTCGCCAACGGACGAGTTGTATCTGGTGCATCGGAGCGGTGTGGTGGTGTTGCACGATGCGAATGGTGATGGGGTGTCTGAGCGCACCTCCCCTGTGGTGGAACTCGAGACCGCTGAAGTATACCCTCACAACGGACTCAGTGGCATCACCTTCAGCCGGGATGGCTGGCTCTATCTTGGGATGGGTGAGAACTTTGGAGCAGAGCACAGGTTGCGTGGGACAGATGGGCGCAGCGTCCACACAGGTCCAGGACGCGGGGGCAAGGTCTTCCGCTGTCGTGCAGATGGAAGCGAATTGGAGGAGGTGGCGGCAGGTTTCTGGAATCCGTTCGGCCTTGAACTGGACCGCGCGAACCGGCTGTTCTGCGTGGATAACGATCCTGGCGGACGTCCTCCCTGCCGCCTGCTGCATATCGTTCCCGGTGGTGACTACGGCTACAAGCGACGCTACGATGACACGAATGCCTTCAACGGCTGGGACGGTGAATTGCCGGGTACGCTGCCGATGCTTTCAGGAGTGGGGGAATCCCCCTGTGGCATCCTTTCGTGTGACAGACTCTCACTGCCGGAAGGTTACGCTGGAGCCTTGCTGGTTGCTTCATGGGGAGATGCGGCGATCGAGATGTACCGGCTGCAGCCTCATGGTGTCTCGTTTCGTACCAGCAAAGAGATCCTGATGGCAGGCGAGAAGAAGTTCAAAGAGGCCTTCTGTCCTGTCGACATGGCGGCGGCGCCTGATGGTTCCCTCTATATCACGGATTGGGCGGATCGTACTTCCTACCCTGTCCATGGCAAAGGGCGCATCTGGCGGCTCTCAACGAAGCGGGGAGCCTCCGCTGTAAAACCGGCCTATGAGAATGCGCTTGCGGAGTCGAGCAAGGAGGCGCTGAGATTCCAGCGGCTGCTGAACGGCAAGCCTGCTGCGCAGGATCAGGAATGGAAACTCTCCCTCACGGATTCGGACCCGTTTATCCGCTCCGCCACCATCACCGCGCTAGCCAGGCCAGAGGCGCGTGAAACGCTGGCAAAGGCTGTGACGGATTCGGATCCTGCTGTGCGGCTGGGGGCCATGATCGCCCAGTGGCGGAGCAGAAGCGGGGATCCGATGGCAACCCTCCGTGCAGCGCTTCGTGATACGGATGAGAGAATTCGCTTTCTCGCCTTGTGGTGGGCTGGTGAAGATGGCGTGGTGGGCCTGTCGGAAGAACTTCACAAGGCCGTGGCACAGCAACCCACGCCGGAACTTTTCCAGGCTTACCTCACCGCCGCAGAACTGTTGGCTGCTTCGAGCAATGCGGACGCCCAGCAGCAGTCCGGAGGCACCCGGCCCAAGCCCACGGCTGCGGTGAGGCAGCAACTGCTGGCGCGCATCCTTCACGATGACGCACAGCCAGCCGCGCTGCATGCCATGGCTGCAGCAACGGTGACCTCCCTGAACGATGCCAAGATCGCGGCCCGGTTGTTGTATTTCGCGAGCAGTGGCGAGCTCAACCTGCGTCGTGAAGCGGTGCGCACCCTGGGTGGGTGTCCTGCACCGGAAGTGCCTGCGACGTTGAAGTCCATTGCTCTGGACATTGCATTGCCTGCTCCGCTGCGGGCTGACGCTATCATGTCTCTGGCTCGGCGTGAACCGTCCCAGCTTGCTGCGTTGTCAGGTCTTCTGAACGACCAAGATATGCGGGTACAACTGGAGATCGCCCGGTCCTTGCGTCTCGTTGCCAGTGAGACCTCTGTGAGAAATCAACTCCGGCTGAAGCTTGCAACTCTCTCCGATTCTTCATCTGCACTGGCACAGCAACTTCATCTGGCGCTGCAGACTGAATCTGCGACGAAGCGCCCCGCTTCTGAGGTTGAGTGGCGGGAGGCAGTGAAGGCACCGGGAGACGCGGTTTCTGGTGAGCGTGTATTTTTGCATCCGCTCTCTGGCTGCACGGCGTGCCATCAAGCTGAAGGGCGTGGCACGAGCATCGGTCCGAATCTCACGTATGTGGCCAGGTCGCTGGACCAAGAGCGCCTTGTCGAGGCCATCCTGGTTCCCTCACGTGAGGTGGCCCCGCAGTATGAGCACCATATCGTGACGACCAAGGCTGGCATGGTGTATTCGGGAGTGCTTGTTCACAGTGCCCTGGATGGTGCGCCATTGATCGATGCCCTCGGCGCGGGGCGGATACGCGTGCCGATGACGCAGGTGGCGAGGCACGACACTTCGACACTCTCCATGATGCCAGCGGGGCTGGAAAACACCATGACGGTGCAAGATTTGCGCGATCTCATTGCCTATCTGACCACTCTCAAATGA
- a CDS encoding c-type cytochrome, whose protein sequence is MSRLSGILFLVFASALYANTYEIEEITLPKAMSPELSGVAFTPSGKLVVVNRPGEIWIRDDARVESWRRFAFGLHEPLGVLALSGDEILVTQRPELTRLRDTDGDGEADCYETVNDDWSVTDNWHEFTFGLHLNRDGEFVLSTGLPDVAGPINQSFPRVPLHLEKVHEEAKPSPGRYEGWVMKVSREGKMTPLASGFRAAAGVGVSPQGDVFATDQQGDYIATSTLVHVQPGRFYGHPASLKWRDDYQGPLTLEALTQMRTPEAVALPHGAMGGSPGEPVWDTTGGKFGPFMGQIFIGDFTKLISRVFLEKVSGEYQGACFPFIRDAVGLAAIQANSGADNLTIPAGKDGLKYFRDVPPRTGTSLRPGNMRMAFAPDGTLYVAQTTRGWGKGDGLQRIIWSKKTPVEIEKMEVTRDGFRLTFTEVMNAEQLGEVRHYRLGRFRYLYLPSGSPRVDEAAASIYDIRVAGDHRSVEIAVRDLQPGYIYELELDDLRSKAGVPVENPQAFYTLTRLLDGRTFAGPMSKPLLAPVARTNAAPDSEAGRRIYGTFCVTCHQPDGKGGALPGTESLPTTLVAADFTRRGEGAPLSKTDAALIQVITNGAPGKPMPPFGSVLKSDQIRDVLSYLRSAFGDNSPPIQQPDRKL, encoded by the coding sequence ATGTCCAGACTCTCCGGCATCCTGTTCCTTGTATTCGCCTCTGCCCTGTATGCGAACACTTACGAGATCGAAGAGATCACGCTGCCCAAGGCGATGTCTCCCGAACTCTCGGGTGTGGCATTCACACCCTCCGGCAAGCTGGTGGTGGTGAATCGACCTGGGGAGATATGGATTCGAGATGACGCGCGCGTTGAAAGCTGGCGGCGATTCGCCTTCGGCCTGCATGAGCCACTGGGAGTCCTGGCTCTCTCGGGCGATGAGATACTGGTCACGCAGCGTCCGGAGCTGACACGGCTGCGCGATACTGATGGGGATGGCGAGGCGGATTGCTATGAGACCGTGAACGATGACTGGAGTGTCACGGATAACTGGCATGAGTTCACCTTTGGACTCCATCTGAATCGCGATGGCGAGTTTGTCCTGTCCACTGGACTTCCAGATGTTGCGGGGCCAATCAACCAGAGCTTCCCACGCGTGCCTCTGCACTTGGAAAAGGTACACGAAGAAGCAAAGCCCTCTCCGGGCAGATATGAAGGTTGGGTGATGAAGGTCAGTCGTGAGGGCAAAATGACTCCACTGGCCAGCGGCTTCCGTGCTGCTGCGGGCGTGGGAGTGAGTCCGCAAGGTGATGTCTTCGCAACGGATCAGCAGGGTGACTACATTGCCACCAGCACTCTTGTTCATGTACAGCCGGGACGATTTTATGGCCATCCTGCGTCGCTGAAATGGCGTGACGACTATCAAGGGCCGCTCACCTTGGAGGCTCTCACACAAATGCGTACACCCGAAGCGGTGGCCCTGCCTCACGGGGCGATGGGTGGCAGCCCGGGTGAGCCAGTGTGGGACACTACGGGTGGAAAGTTTGGTCCATTCATGGGGCAGATCTTCATCGGCGATTTCACGAAGCTCATCAGTCGCGTCTTCCTTGAGAAAGTCTCCGGAGAATATCAAGGAGCCTGTTTTCCCTTCATCCGTGATGCGGTGGGACTCGCGGCCATCCAGGCAAACAGTGGTGCGGATAATCTGACGATTCCTGCCGGGAAGGATGGGCTGAAATACTTCCGCGATGTACCACCTCGCACGGGCACCTCGTTGCGTCCCGGAAACATGCGCATGGCATTTGCTCCCGACGGAACTCTTTACGTGGCGCAGACCACACGAGGGTGGGGGAAGGGGGATGGACTGCAGCGCATCATCTGGTCGAAGAAGACTCCGGTGGAGATCGAGAAGATGGAAGTCACCCGCGATGGCTTCCGGCTCACGTTTACGGAGGTGATGAATGCTGAGCAATTGGGTGAGGTCCGCCACTACCGCCTCGGTCGTTTCCGCTATCTGTACCTGCCATCCGGATCGCCGCGTGTGGATGAAGCTGCAGCCAGCATCTATGACATTCGTGTTGCCGGAGATCATCGTTCGGTGGAGATCGCCGTTCGAGATCTACAGCCGGGATACATTTATGAGCTGGAGTTGGATGATCTGCGCTCCAAGGCTGGAGTGCCAGTGGAGAATCCACAGGCATTTTACACACTGACCCGTCTGCTCGACGGACGCACCTTTGCTGGGCCCATGTCCAAGCCATTGCTCGCTCCCGTAGCCAGGACGAACGCCGCACCGGATTCGGAAGCTGGGCGCCGTATCTATGGGACCTTCTGCGTGACATGTCATCAGCCCGATGGCAAGGGCGGTGCGCTGCCTGGTACGGAAAGTCTCCCCACAACGTTGGTGGCGGCGGACTTCACCCGACGTGGTGAGGGGGCACCCCTGTCAAAAACGGATGCAGCGTTGATTCAGGTCATCACCAACGGGGCACCTGGCAAGCCCATGCCCCCTTTTGGAAGCGTGCTCAAATCAGACCAGATACGCGACGTACTCTCGTACCTGCGCTCTGCGTTTGGTGACAACTCTCCTCCCATCCAGCAACCCGACCGCAAGCTCTGA
- a CDS encoding DUF1501 domain-containing protein translates to MNRRQFLTKSAAFATAPMAGSSLLASSTPLHVPKGKAEHCIFIWLGGGMSQIDTFDPKRRGNPRSAPKVAGSDYASIDTIVPGVRFTEHLSHTAKVADRLTVVRTVNHSVTDEHAFATNMVHTGRMISGTVTYPSIGSLVAHQRGAVSDAVPAYMLIGYPNVSRGPGFLGPRYSSVYLVDTQSGPAGFAQLEGLSAAQVARRRQLASTVSSGTNEQALGHYAELQEQARRWAEPAFMRNFKLDEEPASLREEYGGEFGQRCLLARRLTQAGVRFIEVSHNLNFINGTGWDTHFEGQLNQHLLIQELDVALSALIRDLEKKGLLDKTLIATGTEFGRPAEFDNRGGRGHQGSAFSLVLAGGGLKHRGAYGVTDELGANIVESPVSVPDFHATMYAALGIDPAVELHEAGRPVPITDGGKPIAAMFA, encoded by the coding sequence GGCGGAGCACTGCATCTTCATCTGGCTGGGTGGGGGGATGTCCCAGATTGATACGTTCGATCCCAAGCGCCGCGGTAATCCGCGATCTGCCCCCAAAGTCGCAGGATCGGACTACGCTTCTATCGATACGATCGTTCCCGGTGTGCGGTTCACTGAACATCTCTCGCACACCGCGAAGGTAGCGGATCGTCTCACGGTCGTACGGACAGTGAATCACAGCGTCACGGACGAGCACGCCTTTGCCACGAACATGGTCCATACCGGCCGCATGATTAGTGGCACGGTCACTTACCCTTCCATCGGATCCCTGGTGGCGCACCAGCGTGGTGCGGTGTCAGATGCTGTGCCTGCCTATATGCTCATAGGGTACCCGAATGTAAGCCGTGGCCCTGGTTTCCTGGGGCCGCGTTATTCCAGTGTCTACCTGGTGGATACCCAAAGCGGCCCCGCCGGCTTTGCACAACTGGAAGGGCTCTCAGCGGCCCAGGTGGCCCGCAGGCGTCAACTCGCATCCACTGTCTCTAGTGGCACAAATGAGCAGGCTTTGGGGCACTATGCCGAGTTGCAGGAGCAGGCCCGCCGCTGGGCCGAGCCTGCATTCATGCGGAATTTCAAGCTTGATGAAGAGCCTGCCTCATTGCGTGAAGAATATGGAGGGGAGTTTGGCCAGCGCTGCCTGCTCGCACGGCGCCTTACTCAGGCAGGCGTGCGGTTCATTGAGGTCTCCCACAACTTGAACTTCATCAACGGCACGGGTTGGGACACGCATTTCGAAGGGCAGCTCAATCAGCATCTCTTGATTCAGGAACTCGACGTGGCCCTGTCCGCACTCATCCGCGATTTAGAGAAGAAAGGTCTGCTCGACAAAACGCTCATTGCCACCGGTACTGAATTCGGAAGGCCAGCGGAGTTTGACAATCGCGGTGGTCGTGGGCATCAAGGCAGCGCATTCAGCCTGGTGCTGGCGGGCGGGGGACTGAAACATCGTGGTGCGTATGGTGTCACCGATGAGCTCGGAGCCAACATCGTGGAGAGCCCGGTTTCCGTCCCGGATTTCCACGCCACGATGTACGCAGCTCTCGGCATTGATCCAGCGGTGGAGCTTCATGAAGCGGGGCGTCCGGTCCCCATCACCGACGGTGGCAAGCCCATTGCCGCAATGTTTGCCTAG